In Arthrobacter ramosus, one DNA window encodes the following:
- a CDS encoding DUF5605 domain-containing protein produces the protein MTTFTAESPLYFVMRHAEGNRILSERVPTLVNSPALHTLYFHEVGTILGTEEALQGKPKETAEILRLLGELEPEDLLAQRAAEAAADLPDPSGDYEPGSVVRGSAVAVYPTTAAARERFELTVAGPSHGNPFTDVEVRAVFTSPSGGTLSVPGFYDGGGVYRVRLLVPEAGEWTFTTTSSARSLDGVAGAFTAGEAVAGAKGVVRVAETFHFAYGNGAPYLPIGTTSYAWTHQGDALEKQTLDTLAAGPFNKMRMCVFPKSYLFNENEPELYPFEGSLAGGFDYERPNPEFYRHLEHRIGQLEELGIEADLILFHAYDRWGFSTMSPGQDDRYLKYVVARLASHRNIWWSLANEYDLLFRKTTEDWERFAGIVQANDPNGHLLSIHNCHAFYDYSRPWITHSSIQRQDVHKTAEFTGEWRDRWQKPVVIDECAYEGNIDQGWGNITGEEMTRRFWEGAVRGGYVGHGETYMHSDDVLWWAKGGEFHGSSPDRVAFLRRILEETPGGFLEPLPSAWDVPTAGIRHEYELSYFGFNQPTYRNFVMPAGRRYEVDIIDTWNMSVETLPDAVEGRFRLELPGRQFIAVRLRAVA, from the coding sequence ATGACCACGTTCACCGCTGAAAGCCCCCTGTACTTCGTGATGCGGCACGCCGAAGGCAACCGCATCCTGAGCGAGCGCGTCCCTACCCTTGTTAACAGCCCGGCGCTGCACACGCTCTACTTCCACGAGGTGGGCACCATCCTGGGGACCGAAGAGGCCCTACAGGGGAAGCCCAAGGAAACCGCGGAAATCCTGCGCCTCCTCGGCGAGTTGGAACCCGAGGATCTTCTGGCCCAGCGCGCGGCTGAGGCGGCGGCTGATCTTCCCGACCCGTCCGGGGACTATGAGCCTGGCTCTGTCGTGCGCGGCAGTGCGGTTGCCGTATACCCGACGACGGCGGCCGCCCGGGAGCGGTTCGAGCTCACCGTCGCCGGCCCGTCGCACGGCAACCCGTTCACCGACGTCGAAGTCCGGGCCGTGTTCACGTCTCCGTCCGGCGGCACGCTCAGTGTGCCGGGTTTCTACGACGGCGGCGGCGTGTACCGCGTGCGGTTGCTGGTGCCGGAGGCGGGGGAGTGGACGTTCACCACTACCAGCAGCGCGCGCTCGCTGGACGGCGTCGCCGGCGCGTTCACGGCCGGGGAAGCGGTTGCCGGGGCGAAGGGGGTTGTCCGGGTGGCCGAGACTTTCCACTTCGCCTACGGGAATGGGGCCCCGTACCTGCCTATCGGTACGACGTCCTATGCGTGGACGCATCAGGGGGATGCGTTGGAGAAGCAGACCCTGGACACGCTCGCGGCCGGGCCGTTCAACAAGATGCGCATGTGCGTTTTCCCGAAGTCCTACTTGTTCAATGAGAACGAGCCGGAGTTGTACCCGTTCGAAGGATCCCTCGCTGGCGGGTTCGACTATGAGCGGCCCAACCCGGAGTTTTATCGTCATCTGGAACACCGGATCGGGCAGCTGGAGGAGCTCGGCATCGAGGCGGACCTGATCCTGTTCCATGCCTATGACCGCTGGGGCTTTTCCACCATGAGTCCGGGCCAGGATGACCGCTACCTGAAGTACGTGGTGGCCCGGCTGGCTTCGCACCGGAACATCTGGTGGTCCCTGGCCAACGAGTACGATCTGTTGTTCCGCAAGACTACGGAAGACTGGGAGCGCTTCGCGGGCATCGTCCAGGCCAATGATCCCAACGGTCACCTGTTGTCTATCCACAATTGCCATGCGTTCTACGACTACTCCCGGCCGTGGATCACGCACAGCAGCATCCAGCGCCAGGACGTGCACAAGACGGCAGAATTCACAGGGGAATGGCGGGACCGCTGGCAGAAACCGGTGGTCATCGACGAGTGCGCCTACGAGGGCAACATCGACCAGGGCTGGGGAAACATCACCGGGGAAGAAATGACCCGGCGATTCTGGGAAGGGGCCGTCCGGGGCGGCTACGTAGGCCACGGCGAAACCTACATGCATTCCGACGACGTGCTGTGGTGGGCCAAGGGCGGGGAATTCCATGGCAGCAGCCCGGACCGGGTCGCCTTCCTGCGCCGCATCCTCGAGGAAACCCCCGGAGGGTTCCTCGAGCCGCTGCCCAGCGCCTGGGACGTCCCGACCGCCGGCATCCGGCACGAGTACGAGCTCAGCTATTTCGGTTTCAACCAGCCCACCTACCGGAACTTTGTGATGCCTGCCGGCCGCCGCTACGAGGTGGACATCATCGACACCTGGAACATGAGCGTTGAAACCTTGCCGGACGCAGTGGAAGGACGCTTCC